A single Triticum dicoccoides isolate Atlit2015 ecotype Zavitan chromosome 2A, WEW_v2.0, whole genome shotgun sequence DNA region contains:
- the LOC119357903 gene encoding uncharacterized protein LOC119357903, which translates to MQQQQQLTPQGFGVGAALSPMQGIGASSSSSSSQAAAATAAAADAARARAAEQMAYEDAWKACNPDFTTPFASVEDAVTRLLPYHVFADYDEEDTYIDDAGTEKSSAERWDNDVGATMMKQIAEFEKHVLTFNVMARQRAEGTMRGEEQLLLGRALIQDEFRVSDNVRLAHIQQQQQEAARASRLALAQAQAQVANAWPLVQPSNPSGWQQALAAAAAAGARGDGVPAQMGTPQGVDDLQDKVSPESFYLL; encoded by the exons atgcaacagcagcagcagctcacgccgcagggcttcggcgtcggcgCGGCATTGTCGCCGATGCAGGGGATCGGCGCGtcctcgtcttcgtcgtcgtcgcagGCGGCggccgcgacggcggcggcggcggatgcggCGAGGGCGCGCGCGGCGGAGCAGATGGCGTACGAGGACGCGTGGAAGGCCTGCAACCCGGACTTCACCACGCCCTTTGCCTCCGTCGAGGACGCCGTCACCAG GCTGCTCCCGTACCATGTCTTCGCGGATTACGATGAGGAGGACACCTACATCGACGACGCCGGGACGGAGAAGTCGAGTGCGGAGAGGTGGGACAACGACGTGGGAGCCACCATGATGAAGCAGATCGCGGAGTTCGAGAAGCACGTGCTGACCTTCAACGTCATGGCCCGGCAGCGCGCCGAAGGCACCATGCGCGGCGAGGAGCAGCTCCTGCTGGGGCGCGCGCTCATCCAGGACGAGTTCCGTGTGTCGGACAACGTGCGCCTCGCGCACATCCAGCAGCAACAGCAGGAGGCCGCGCGGGCGTCGCGCCTGGCACTCGCGCAGGCGCAGGCGCAGGTCGCGAACGCGTGGCCGCTGGTGCAGCCCAGCAACCCGTCCGGTTGGCAGCAGGCGCTcgccgcggcggcggcagcgggggcgcgcggcgacggggTGCCCGCGCAGATGGGGACGCCCCAGGGCGTG